In Methanofollis sp., a single window of DNA contains:
- a CDS encoding permease — MIDPITGAFLAGVATLVGYLSEHVITCLVPAFFIAGAIGAFVKKDAILKYFSPDTKKTVSYGIASVSGTVLAVCSCTILPMFAGIYKKGSGIGPAVTFLYAGPAINVLAIIYTAKVLGFDLGVARAIAAVALAIVIGLIMATIFRDHDAGVRAAAPARTARAEEGGRPWWATLAFFASLVGILIVGASQIPWTIKFPVVYLLTLVVAVLVIYTFERDEVTDWAYETWDLTKKIFPILIAGTFVLGMLAYFLPPETFAPYFGNNSIGATLLAAIVGGILYMPTLLEVPIIGTTFGYSSGMMAGGPALALLLAGPSVSLPSLLVISRVMGAKKTVVYAVLVILFSALAGFVYGNIMG, encoded by the coding sequence CCCATCACCGGCGCCTTCCTCGCAGGCGTCGCCACACTCGTCGGCTACCTCTCCGAGCACGTCATAACGTGCCTCGTGCCCGCGTTCTTCATCGCGGGAGCGATCGGGGCCTTCGTCAAGAAGGACGCGATCCTGAAGTACTTCAGCCCTGACACGAAGAAGACGGTCAGTTACGGGATCGCATCGGTCTCCGGGACCGTGCTTGCAGTCTGTTCCTGCACGATCCTCCCGATGTTCGCCGGCATCTACAAGAAAGGGAGCGGCATCGGTCCGGCCGTCACTTTCCTGTACGCCGGGCCCGCGATCAACGTGCTCGCGATCATCTACACGGCAAAGGTGCTCGGCTTCGACCTCGGCGTGGCCAGGGCTATTGCGGCAGTGGCGCTTGCAATCGTCATCGGCCTCATCATGGCGACAATCTTCAGGGACCATGACGCCGGGGTGCGGGCGGCCGCACCCGCAAGGACGGCCCGGGCGGAGGAGGGCGGCAGGCCCTGGTGGGCGACCCTCGCCTTCTTCGCCTCCCTGGTCGGCATCCTCATCGTCGGTGCCTCGCAGATCCCCTGGACCATCAAGTTCCCGGTCGTCTACCTGCTCACCCTCGTCGTCGCCGTGCTCGTCATCTACACCTTCGAGAGGGACGAGGTGACAGACTGGGCGTACGAGACCTGGGACCTGACAAAGAAGATCTTCCCGATCCTGATCGCAGGCACCTTCGTCCTCGGCATGCTCGCCTACTTCCTGCCGCCCGAGACCTTTGCCCCGTACTTCGGGAACAACTCGATCGGGGCGACCCTGCTCGCGGCAATCGTCGGCGGCATCCTGTACATGCCGACCCTCCTGGAGGTGCCGATCATCGGCACGACCTTCGGCTACAGCTCGGGCATGATGGCAGGCGGCCCTGCCCTCGCCCTCCTCCTTGCCGGGCCGAGCGTGAGCCTCCCCTCCCTCCTGGTCATCTCGCGGGTGATGGGAGCGAAGAAGACGGTCGTGTACGCCGTGCTCGTCATCCTGTTCTCGGCCCTGGCCGGGTTCGTGTACGGGAACATCATGGGGTGA
- a CDS encoding thioredoxin family protein — MTKIEIFGTGCAKCMRTAKNVEAAVKELGIEAEVVKVEEIDAITDRGVMLTPALAVNGEVVVEGRVPTVDEIKEILSEVA, encoded by the coding sequence ATGACAAAGATTGAGATATTCGGCACAGGCTGTGCAAAGTGCATGAGAACGGCAAAGAACGTTGAAGCAGCGGTGAAGGAACTCGGCATCGAGGCCGAGGTCGTCAAGGTCGAGGAGATCGACGCGATCACCGACCGGGGCGTCATGCTCACCCCGGCGCTCGCGGTGAACGGCGAGGTCGTGGTCGAGGGCCGCGTCCCGACCGTCGACGAGATCAAAGAGATCCTCTCGGAGGTGGCCTGA